A genomic region of Prionailurus viverrinus isolate Anna chromosome D4, UM_Priviv_1.0, whole genome shotgun sequence contains the following coding sequences:
- the RABGAP1 gene encoding rab GTPase-activating protein 1 isoform X4, with translation MGVLLKKISQKKLKKYEKEYHTMREQQAQQEDPIERFERENRRLQEANMRLEQENDDLAHELVTSKIALRKDLDNAEEKADALNKELLMTKQKLIDAEEEKRRLEDESAQLKEMCRRELDKAESEIRKNSSIIGDYKQICSQLSERLEKQQTANKVEIEKIRQKVDDCERCREFFNKEGRIKGLSSAKEVLDEDTDEEKETLKNQLREMELELAQTKLQLVEAECKIQDLEHHLGLALNEVQAAKKTWFNRTLSSIKTATGVQGKETC, from the exons ATGGGTGTGTTGCTCAAAAAG ATTAGTCAGAAGAagttgaaaaaatatgaaaaagaatatcACACCATGAGGGAACAGCAGGCCCAACAAGAAGACCCGATCGAGCGATTTGAG CGAGAGAACCGGCGTCTACAAGAAGCTAACATGAGGTTGGAACAGGAAAATGATGACTTAGCCCACGAGCTGGTAACCAGCAAGATTGCACTGCGCAAGGACCTGGATAAC GCTGAAGAGAAGGCAGATGCACTCAATAAGGAGCTGCTTATGACCAAACAGAAGTTGATTGATgcggaagaagagaagagacggCTGGAAGATGAGTCTGCTCAG TTAAAAGAAATGTGTCGTCGGGAACTCGACAAAGCAGAATCTGAGATTAGAAAAAACAGTTCCATCATTGGTGACTACAAGCAG ATTTGTTCTCAGTTGAGTGAAAGATTGGAGAAGCAGCAGACAGCTAATAAAGTGGAAATTGAGAAAATTCGG CAAAAAGTGGATGACTGTGAGCGCTGCCGGGAATTTTTCAACAAAGAAGGTCGCATAAAGGGCCTGAGCTCAGCCAAGGAGGTTTTAGATGAGGACACAGATGAGGAGAAGGAGACCCTGAAGAACCAGCTGAGGGAGATGGAACTGGAGCTGGCCCAGACCAAGCTGCAGCTGGTGGAAGCGGAGTGCAAGATCCAG GACTTGGAGCACCATTTAGGCCTTGCCCTGAATGAGGTACAGGCCGCCAAGAAGACGTGGTTTAACCGAACCCTGAGCTCCATAAAGACGGCAACGGGGGTTCAAGGGAAAGAGACTTGCTGA